CAGCGCCCGCGGGTGGTGGTGGACTATGCCGTCCAGGTCTCCGAGCCGAAGACCGCCAAGGGTCGGCGGGCGCGGGCGCTGGATGCGGCCACCCTCGCCGTGCTGCGCGAGCACCAGACCCGCCAGGCCGAGGAGAAGGCCGTGATTGGCGCCGGCTACCAGGACTCTGGTTTGGTGTTCACCTGGCCAGACGGCGCACCGATCCATCCTGACCTGATCACCCGCTGGTTCGAGCAGCACAGCCGCGCAGCCGCGCTGCCCAAGATCCGGTTGCACGACGTCCGCCACAGCTACGCAAGTGCGGCGTTGGCGGCGGGCGTGCCGGCCAAGGTCATCAGCGAGCGGCTCGGGCACGCGACCGTCGGGTTCACGCTCGACACCTACAGCCACGTACTGCCCGGCCTGGACGCCGCCGCCGCCCAAGCGGTAGCGCAGCTCATCCTGCGGGGCAACGGAACGGGGCCCGCACAACCGATCGCGGACCCCGCCGTTGACAAACCCGTTGACAACCAGCCCCAAGGCACAAGCCAGGAGAGGAGGTGAGAGGCTAAGTCCCAGCTCAGTAGTGGTGGCGGGGGAGGGATTTG
The Actinomycetota bacterium DNA segment above includes these coding regions:
- a CDS encoding tyrosine-type recombinase/integrase; translated protein: MPAVKPKLRASTWASYRTNTNAHVVPVLGEVKLQGLSPMQLNLFYARLLERGRRRGGGGLSPKTVRNIHVMLHRALKDAVRWGYLPRNVADAVDPPVGRSAERHVWTPDQLGAFLEHVRADRLYALWLLVATTGMRRGELAGLRWVDIDFANARVSPQRPRVVVDYAVQVSEPKTAKGRRARALDAATLAVLREHQTRQAEEKAVIGAGYQDSGLVFTWPDGAPIHPDLITRWFEQHSRAAALPKIRLHDVRHSYASAALAAGVPAKVISERLGHATVGFTLDTYSHVLPGLDAAAAQAVAQLILRGNGTGPAQPIADPAVDKPVDNQPQGTSQERR